The following coding sequences are from one Veillonella rodentium window:
- a CDS encoding ArsR/SmtB family transcription factor → MDPLRILKALSNPHRLNIILWLKRPEQEFGVQIHADSLIDFPHSVSVKSIQKRCGVSQSSISTFMSILENAELVESRKINQYTYFRRNEPVIREFGSWYNKKISIQNDDAEKLLQTVNLEDTSYPIAEESALSSECPAMELRTKGTRDEDENR, encoded by the coding sequence ATGGACCCGTTAAGAATCTTGAAAGCATTATCAAATCCACATCGGTTAAATATTATATTGTGGCTGAAACGCCCGGAGCAGGAATTCGGTGTACAGATACACGCCGACAGTCTCATCGATTTCCCACACAGCGTCAGTGTTAAAAGCATCCAGAAGCGCTGCGGTGTATCGCAGTCGTCCATTTCCACATTCATGAGCATCCTGGAAAATGCGGAACTCGTAGAATCCCGTAAAATCAATCAGTACACATATTTCCGACGCAATGAACCGGTTATCCGCGAATTCGGTAGCTGGTACAACAAGAAAATCTCCATCCAGAACGACGACGCCGAAAAATTGCTGCAAACCGTGAACCTGGAAGACACATCGTACCCCATCGCAGAGGAGTCGGCCCTCTCTAGTGAATGTCCGGCTATGGAACTGCGTACTAAGGGGACTCGCGATGAAGATGAAAATAGATAA
- a CDS encoding IS30 family transposase has translation MDYNNHNTTLRTNKHLNFEERFYLEKRIVLGDSITAISRALGRSRTTIYTELKRGTVIQIRQGKSQLVYLADSGQATYERQRMGSFNTMRVGAIESFINWIESKVLNDHWSFDAAVGYAKHKGLFVRNEMVCAKTLYNYLHKGVLRIKAIDLPLVVRRSQRKSISRKHKRELGKSIELRDPNIETREEFGHWELDTVRGIKDKTDHVLISLLERKSRLYVALRCPSARATDVKETLHAWLNTFKDVNLACLCKTITADNGLEFSEISDLENETLSIYFARPYSAWERGSNERHNGLLRRCIPKGMPIKAVSEETIQRTLQWCNNLPRKLLNYRTPLDVFLEEVNKIVDLDTVQFHIAI, from the coding sequence ATGGACTACAATAATCATAACACGACATTACGCACAAACAAACACTTAAACTTCGAAGAACGATTTTATTTAGAAAAGAGAATCGTTCTAGGAGACAGTATTACTGCAATTTCACGTGCACTGGGCCGTTCCAGAACAACTATTTATACAGAATTAAAACGCGGTACTGTAATTCAAATTCGACAAGGTAAATCTCAACTTGTATATTTAGCTGATTCTGGACAGGCAACCTATGAAAGACAACGTATGGGCTCCTTTAATACCATGAGAGTTGGTGCTATAGAATCTTTTATAAATTGGATTGAAAGCAAAGTTCTAAATGATCATTGGTCCTTTGATGCTGCTGTTGGATATGCTAAACATAAGGGTTTGTTTGTGCGTAATGAAATGGTTTGTGCTAAAACTTTATATAATTATCTTCACAAAGGTGTATTGAGAATAAAAGCAATTGATTTACCATTGGTAGTACGGCGTTCCCAACGAAAATCTATTTCTAGAAAACATAAGCGAGAACTTGGTAAATCCATAGAGCTTCGTGATCCTAATATTGAAACGCGCGAGGAATTCGGACATTGGGAATTAGATACCGTCCGTGGAATAAAAGATAAGACAGACCATGTTTTAATCTCTTTACTTGAGCGTAAAAGCAGATTGTATGTGGCTTTACGATGTCCATCAGCACGGGCTACTGATGTAAAAGAAACACTGCATGCATGGTTAAATACGTTTAAAGATGTTAATCTAGCCTGCTTATGTAAAACAATAACTGCAGATAACGGTTTAGAGTTTTCAGAGATATCTGATTTAGAAAATGAAACTTTGTCTATTTATTTTGCTCGACCTTATTCTGCTTGGGAACGTGGATCGAACGAAAGGCATAATGGTTTACTTCGTAGATGTATACCGAAAGGAATGCCAATAAAAGCCGTTTCGGAGGAAACAATTCAACGAACACTTCAATGGTGTAATAATTTGCCACGCAAGCTTCTAAATTATAGAACCCCTTTGGATGTCTTTCTTGAAGAAGTTAATAAAATTGTAGATTTGGATACTGTTCAATTTCATATTGCAATTTAA